The nucleotide sequence GCCGGACGATCGCGTGGTCGTCGACGAGCATCACCCCGATGGTCTCGCGGTCGTCGGGGGCGGTGTCTCGGACGTCGGTGGCGCTCAGCACGGCGTGGCCTCCTCGGCGGTCGGGGGAGCGAGCCCGGCGGGGACCCGGACGACGGGCAGGGGGACGCGGAAGGTGAGCCGGACGCCCCCGAGGCGCGAGCGGCGGAACGCGAGCGTGCCGCCGAGGCCGCGCACGCGGCAGTCCATGTTGGCCAGGCCCTGGTGCCGGCCGTCGCGCACCGTCCGGCGCTCGAGCTGGAGCATCCGGCGCAGCGCGGCGGGCTCGCCGTCGCCGTCGTCGGACACCGACACCACGAGCGCGTCCGGCATCCACCGGACCCGGACGACGGCCCGCCGCGCCCGGGCGTGGGTGACGACGTTGAAGAGCGCCTCGCCGACGACCCGGGCGACCTCGTGGTGCACCTCGTGGCCGAGCGCGGTCGTGCGCCCGGCGACCCGTACCTGGATGTCGAGCGTCGGCCGGTGGTGGTGCACGACCTCGCGCAGGAGGTCCTCGAGCGAGGCGACGGAGTCGGTGTGCGGCCGGGTCAGGGCGAAGATCGCGGTGCGCAGCTGCTCGACCGCCGTCTGCGTCAACGACTTCGCGGTCTGCAGCTGCGCCCCCACGTCGCGCGCACCCATCGCCTCGGCCTCGCCGCGCGCGACCTCGACGGCCATCCCCGCCGAGAGCACGTACTGCGTCACGCTGTCGTGCAGCTCGCGGGCGATGCGGTGCCGCTCCGCGTCGACGAGCTCGCGCTGCTCGGCG is from Arthrobacter sp. NEB 688 and encodes:
- a CDS encoding histidine kinase, with protein sequence MSEGATDISRLTGVRSGKNSYYPAYLRSTERTQRAVRAMDTISRAVVRTVEGPRGLLEEVARAAADHLDADWAVLALADSHLERARPRFVVIGPDRRSVGDPTEVPEAVRLELSAVRSGYAGPSARTDVWVRVPMYLEGRRVGGLAARHGLHDEPEPEDLAVLRILANQAAVSLHTSEQYQAGLSLHRRAQRLHEETRAQARDLAARTAELEAAEHRLAVAEQRELVDAERHRIARELHDSVTQYVLSAGMAVEVARGEAEAMGARDVGAQLQTAKSLTQTAVEQLRTAIFALTRPHTDSVASLEDLLREVVHHHRPTLDIQVRVAGRTTALGHEVHHEVARVVGEALFNVVTHARARRAVVRVRWMPDALVVSVSDDGDGEPAALRRMLQLERRTVRDGRHQGLANMDCRVRGLGGTLAFRRSRLGGVRLTFRVPLPVVRVPAGLAPPTAEEATPC